The genome window GTCCACGTATTTGGAATGCCGCCCAGATCGCGGTTGCAGAAGAAAGGTCCCGATATCGGTGTTCCCCCCGACGACGCGCCGTCGGATCGCGCAAAAAATCGCAGCCGGTACACCTTGTTCGGTTCGAACGCCGGCGGCTCCGACACCCAGAAATTGCTGTTTTCCGTGCCGCCCGTTCCCGTAACCGATATTGAACGCGCGTCATCCCGGCCCTCTGCGGCCCACATTCCCTGCCCGCCGGAAAGCGTCCAACCCGTGGGCGCGACCTCTCCTTCCGCAAAGGAAGGATTCCGAATCTCGACCGTCTGGCCAACGCTTCCCGCCGTAATCAGCAGCGCCCATCCCAGCAAACCCATTCCTGTCCGGTTCATGCGTCCTTCTCCTTGGCTTTTTCCTCGCACAAACGCCCGGGTAGCCTATGCCCTGTTCTCCCACTAAAACAAGAAACCCCGGCGCGGGGCCGGGGTTTGTGGTCCGTCTTTTTCCTTTACGCGGGCATCACCTTGGTCGCTTCCATGCCCTTCCGGCCCTGACCAGGCTCGTAGGTCACTTTTTGGCCGTCCTTCAATGACCGGAAGCCATTCATGGATATGTTGGAATGATGGACGAACAAATCTTCGCCCCCATCATCCGGAGTAATGAATCCATACCCCTTCTCATCATTGAACCACTTTACTGTACCACTTGCCATAATTCTCTTCTCCACTTGCAGTTCTTTTTCCCGGGCAGAACATCCCCACACCCGTCGCGACCCACGGCGCCGAAAACTAATTCCCGCCCATGACCCGCGAAATCACATAGACCAGTATTACACGAATCCCCTGTAAATGCAAGATCATTTTTCGTCCCGCCCCTTGCGGGAAAATAACCATAAAGCAGCAAGATACCGCTTCCACTGTGGACGCGGCATCCCCGCCGCGTTCCTTGCGTGCGGTCGACCAAGCCCCGCTTCTATAAAAAGCAACAAGAAATTCCGGAGCAACTTGCACAACAAATTGAATTTCAATGATTTAGCGAGTGCGAAG of Candidatus Hydrogenedentota bacterium contains these proteins:
- a CDS encoding cold-shock protein, which codes for MASGTVKWFNDEKGYGFITPDDGGEDLFVHHSNISMNGFRSLKDGQKVTYEPGQGRKGMEATKVMPA